The following coding sequences are from one Triticum dicoccoides isolate Atlit2015 ecotype Zavitan chromosome 4A, WEW_v2.0, whole genome shotgun sequence window:
- the LOC119289367 gene encoding methyl-CpG-binding domain-containing protein 9-like: MPEEAFRASKSQQKRRRSWRSFVKCAESISELVLATSMLERVIKSKFLKHDWWYWSSFTVAIKTSTVSSLALRIYTLDDCIMYTKEPNTVPPADSTKVVNKGGKGKEPEPSAS, from the exons ATGCCTGAGGAAGCTTTCAGAGCCTCAAAGTCTCAACAAAAGAGAAGGCGCTCATGGCGTTCTTTTGTGAAGTGTGCAGAATCAATATCCGAG CTGGTACTGGCGACTAGCATGTTGGAGAGAGTGATAAAATCCAAGTTCTTGAAGCATGATTGGTGGTACTGGTCCTCCTTCACAGTAGCTATCAAGACCTCAACTGTATCCTCGCTCGCTCTCAGGATCTACACTCTCGACGACTGCATCATGTACACCAAGGAGCCTAACACCGTGCCGCCGGCTGACAGTACAAAGGTTGTGAACAagggggggaaggggaaagagccAGAACCATCAGCGTCGTAA